Proteins encoded by one window of Haliaeetus albicilla chromosome 21, bHalAlb1.1, whole genome shotgun sequence:
- the ATPSCKMT gene encoding ATP synthase subunit C lysine N-methyltransferase produces MSKALAKESHAAGQQEDCEGGSRRRSWGLWVTAGVGGTLVALYAVVTPFVTPALRKVCLPFVPATATQIQNVLKMLENRSGSLVDIGSGDGRIVIAAAKRGFKAVGYELNPWLVWYSRYCAWRDGVHQNTKFYISDLWKVSFSRYTNVVVFGVPQMMPQLEKKLEEELQCNARIIACRFPFPCWIPDHTAGEGIDTVWAYDLKHRRGCETKSLDITPETES; encoded by the exons ATGTCCAAGGCGCTAGCAAAGGAGAGCCATGCAGCAGGCCAGCAAGAGGATTGTGAGGGCGGCTCCagaaggaggagctgggggctgTGGGTCACTGCTGGTGTCGGTGGGACCTTGGTGGCACTCTATGCTGTGGTCACCCCCTTCGTGACCCCGGCTCTGAGGAAAGTGTGCCTGCCCTTTGTTCCTGCAACTGCTACTCAGATCCAGAATGTGCTGAAAATGTTAGAGAACAGAAGCGGCTCCCTAGTTGACATTGGTAGCGGGGATGGCCGTATT gTCATAGCAGCTGCAAAAAGGGGATTCAAAGCTGTTGGTTATGAATTAAATCCCTGGCTAGTCTGGTACTCCAGATACTGTGCCTGGAGAGATGGGGTGCATCAGAACACCAAGTTTTATATTTCAGACTTATGGAAG gtttctttttccCGTTATACgaatgttgttgtttttggggTACCTCAAATG ATGCCACAGTTGGAGAAGAAGCTGGAAGAAGAACTTCAATGTAATGCCAGAATCATTGCTTGTCGTTTTCCTTTCCCTTGCTGGATCCCAGATCATACTGCTGGAGAGGGAATAGACACTGTGTGGGCCTACGATTTGAAACATCGCAGAGGATGTGAAACAAAAAGCTTGGATATTACACCAGAGACAGAATCCTAA
- the CCT5 gene encoding T-complex protein 1 subunit epsilon, which translates to MSAMGTLAFDEYGRPFLILKDQERKTRLMGLEALKSHIMAAKAVASTLRTSLGPNGLDKMMVDKDGEVTVTNDGATILNMMDVDHQIAKLMVELSKSQDDEIGDGTTGVVVLAGALLEQAEQLLDRGIHPIRIADGYEQAARIAIEHLDKISDSFTVDPQNIEPLIQTAKTTLGSKVVNRCHRQMAEIAVNAVLTVADMERKDVDFELIKVQGKVGGRLEDTQLVKGVIVDKDFSHPQMPKELKDAKIAILTCPFEPPKPKTKHKLDVTSVEDYKALQKYEKEKFEEMVKQIKDTGANLAICQWGFDDEANHLLLQNELPAVRWVGGPEIELIAIATGGRIVPRFCELTAEKLGFAGIVREISFGTTKDRMLVIEQCQNSRAVTIFIRGGNKMIIEEAKRSLHDALCVIRNLVRDNRIVYGGGAAEISCALAVSEAADKCPSLEQYAMRAFADALEVIPMALAENSGMNPIQTMTEVRARQVKENNPALGIDCLQKGTNDMKQQHVIETLIGKKQQISLATQVVRMILKIDDIRRPGESEE; encoded by the exons ATGTCGGCCATGGGGACCCTGGCGTTCGATGAGTATGGGCGGCCCTTCCTCATCCTCAAGGACCAGGAGCGCAAGACGCGCCTCATGGGGCTTGAGGCGCTCAAG TCTCACATAATGGCAGCAAAGGCTGTAGCAAGTACTCTGAGAACATCCCTTGGGCCCAATG gcTTAGATAAAATGATGGTGGACAAAGATGGTGAGGTGACTGTGACAAATGATGGTGCTACCATCCTGAATATGATGGATGTGGATCACCAGATAGCCAAACTTATGGTGGAGCTGTCTAAATCTCAAGATGATGAGATTGGCGATGGAACTACTGGAGTCGTTG TTCTGGCTGGAGCGTTATTGGAGCAGGCTGAGCAATTACTAGATCGTGGTATTCACCCTATCAGAATAGCAGATGGTTATGAGCAGGCAGCCCGCATTGCAATTGAGCATCTAGACAAAATCAGTGACAGCTTTACAGTTGATCCACAGAACATTGAACCTCTGATCCAGACAGCAAAGACAACGCTAGGCTCTAAAGT aGTTAATCGTTGTCACAGACAAATGGCAGAAATTGCTGTTAATGCTGTGCTGACAGTAGCAGATATGGAACGTAAAGATGTTGATTTTGAGCTGATCAAAGTACAAGGCAAAGTGGGAGGTAGACTGGAAGATACACAGTTGGTTAAAGGAGTGATTGTGGATAAAGATTTCAGTCATCCACAGATGCCTAAA GAGCTTAAAGATGCTAAAATTGCAATCCTTACTTGTCCGTTCGAACCACCTAAGCCTAAAACCAAGCATAAGCTTGATGTCACATCTGTGGAAGATTACAAGGCACTGCAGAAATATGAAAAGGAGAAGTTTGAAGAGATGGTGAAACAG ATAAAAGACACTGGTGCAAACCTTGCTATTTGCCAGTGGGGTTTTGATGATGAGGCAAATCACTTGCTGCTCCAGAATGAGCTGCCTGCTGTTCGTTGGGTTGGTGGACCTGAAATAGAA TTAATCGCCATTGCAACTGGAGGACGCATTGTTCCTCGCTTCTGTGAACTCACGGCAGAGAAATTGGGTTTTGCGGGTATTGTCCGAGAGATCTCCTTTGGAACAACGAAGGACAGAATGCTTGTCATTGAACAGTGTCAGAATTCCAGAGCTGTGACCATTTTCATtagaggaggaaataaaatg ATTATTGAAGAAGCAAAGCGATCTCTTCATGATGCATTGTGTGTAATCCGGAATCTTGTTCGTGATAATCGTATTGTGTATGGTGGTGGTGCAGCTGAAATCTCTTGTGCCTTGGCAGTCAGTGAAGCAGCAGATAAG TGCCCATCTTTGGAACAGTATGCCATGAGAGCTTTTGCAGATGCCCTGGAGGTAATCCCCATGGCACTTGCGGAGAACAGCGGTATGAATCCAATACAGACTATGACTGAAGTGCGGGCTAggcaagtgaaagaaaataatcctgCCCTCGGCATTGATTGTTTGCAGAAAGGAACAAATG ATatgaagcagcagcatgttATTGAAACCCTGATTGGTAAGAAACAGCAGATCTCTCTGGCGACTCAGGTGGTTAGAATGATTCTGAAGATTGATGATATCCGTAGGCCTGGAGAATCTGAAGAGTGA